The Nicotiana sylvestris chromosome 6, ASM39365v2, whole genome shotgun sequence genomic sequence CACCTTATGTTGGCACGTGTTTCTTATTTTTTAATCATTCAACACTGTATAGATCTTGGTCTAGACACCTCCAAACGTCTAACCCGAGTTTCTCACTTCAATAATCCCCAAACCATCTTCTTAGAGAAACTTGCATCTGGCTTACAAAACAAGTCATAATTGAATAGTGAAATTCGTAAGTTTGATTAGTTGTCAAGACTGACCTCTACAAGTAAATATAACCTCGCATTATCCAAGGTTCTATAAGGTCTTATCTCTTCACGATTCTTAACGTTAGAGGTGCTTGCTCGTGTGAGGGAGCCAATCTCGTGACTTGTTAGACATACTTTATCAGCAAAACATTCGTCACATGCATACGAGATATAAGCATAAATTCAAGAGTCAAATTTTGATGAGCATATTATAATACTAAAGTCATTTTACAATACATAAATATGTTCATATCCTTCGCAAACCTAGAGCCATAACATGTTTCTCAAATAGGTCTCTAGATATTGCCTTTGTAAAAGGATCAGCTATCATGCTTCGCGTAGGAATGTATTGGAAATTTATCTCTTTACTTGCTACCATGTCTCTTACAAAGTTATACTTGACGTCAATGTGCTTGGTCTTGCTGTGATACTTAGGATCTTTTGTATATGCAATAGCCGCTTAACTATCACAATATAGAGTCATGGGATCCTAAGAGTTCTTTGTAATATCCAAATGCTCAAAGAATCTCTTCAACCAAACAACTTCTTGTACTGCATACGCACAAGTCACGAACTCAACTTCCATCGTTGAAAGGGTTGTACAGGTTTGTTTCTTACTTTTCCGTGATATAACACCACCATTAAGTAAGAAGGCATAACTGGATGTTGATTTTCTATCATTCCTGTCAGCAGCCCAATCAGCATTTGTATATCCTCTTAAGTATAAATCATTTCCACTATAACATAGTGAATAATCTGCAGTTCCCTTTAGGTATCTGAAAATTCTCTTCACAACTTTCCAATAATCTCTTCCAAAATTGTATTGATACCTGCTAACCAGACCTACGACATAAAAAATGTCTGGGCGAGTACAAATCATAGCGTACATCAAACTTCCGACAACACTTAAATATGGAAATCGAGACATGTCTTCCTGTTCATTTTCAATCTTGGGACACATTTCAAGGTTTAAAGTTTCACCTCTCTCTATAGAAGTATCCATGGGTTTGCAACTATTCATACGAAAATGCTccaaaattttctttatataagTTTCTTAAGATAGACTCAATAACTTTTTGGAACGGTCTCTTTGGAtattatgtgatgacccaaaaggttataACTTGTGTTACAAGTCAATTCTGTATTGTGAGGccttaaaaaaatctttttgtcttACCTCGATATGCATGCACAGTACGAGCGTGTTTCTAGAAAGCTTtaatgtgaaaactaagtaaaataaggaaattgacttttaaagttgaataaagttgactttggttaacattcttggtaaacgtatccagacccgtgatccgacggtctcgtagggtccgtagtaaaatttgggacttgggcatatacccggaatagaattccgaggtcccaagcccgagaaataaatttttgaaagaaattgtttaactgaaattataagagtttgtGGAAATGAAAAgaggtttgaaattgatggtatcggacgCGTAtgtggtttcggagcccggtataggtcttatatgataattaagttgaatctgtaaagtttggtaagaatcggagttcgtttagtataaatagaacctttatTTGAGCTATTGGAAATTTTAatgttcttgaatgatttcatgaatttgaggcttaattcatagtttttgatgttattttgatgacttgatcgcacgagcaagtctgtatgatgtttttggacttacgtgcatgtttggtttggagccccgagggctcgggtgagttttggataagacGCGGAGTGAAATATGGCTTAGGAAAACTACTgttatgttgcaggtctgcaggcttcgcaattgtgaaacctgcctcgcaaatgcgagctcgcatttgtgaagaaatGGCGCAATTGCGATAATGGGCTGGGGCAGggaaccttcgcaattgcgaggcttATGTCGCAAATGCAACCTTAGCAAGTACCGCAATTTCTAAcagttgttcgcatttgcgaagaaagcagaGGAAGGCctaccttcgcaattgcgaagctttggccgcaattgcgagttcgcatttgcgaataggACATCGCAAATGTGATATCTGCGCCTGTACaaattataacttagccgaaaattcttcatttttcaaactccctcAAACCCTATGCTCTCTTGGtcaatttttcaaagaaaagttcttctccaaatcgattgtaagtcatttctaactcattttctttaatctataacatcttttcacatgatttcaactcaaaatcaagggttttcatgggggaaattgggtgttttgggtagaacttaggattttcaaattttggggatttggacatcgatttttcaaaataaataatatatttgagtttgtgggtgaatgggtaatcgggttttggttcgaaccttgggttttgaccatgtgggcccggggtcgatttttgactttttggaaaaatctttagaaaacctattttcatgcattagaattgattcagttagcatttattgatatcgttaagtaaattgtggctagatacaagcgaattggtggtggaaacaagatgtagagcgatagttgaggcttgaattgtgttcgtggcattgaggtaagtgtttggtcgaaccttagcttgagggaataggtattgtgctttaatttctatgtgctagtgtagtgtatgacgtataggtgtggtgacgagtatctatatgtcgttgtcaagcatgcccgtgagtcttaaattgtaatcattgtgttcttgataaatactacaaatgcctaaattgttgattctccgtgttgggcaagaattatgattcTCCTCGTGGTATATGATTGTTGTTGGTTCCAGTTGAtgtttcatttgtgaagttaaatgttggtataagtttggttatagctgattcccttgccatgacgtatttaattcttactgttggttcccttgccgggatgtgctTATTCTCATAGTTGATTCTCTTGTCGAGacattgttgtttccttattgatcccttgccgggattcatttgtgattggtgttgaattgtatatttggattgggttgcacgccgcaacaatattatatgggatcgggttgcacaccgcaacatggagtaataagggaggacaagaggggtcgggttgcacgctgcaacagtgatatatgattggatcaggttgcatgccacaacgatgatatatgattggatcgggttccgcgccgcaacaataaataataaaagtagATATTGATTTGTTACTGTTTCCTTATTCTTATTGATGCAAACCTTAaaatgttctttatgtttttctcTTGAGTTACTGTTGGTATTTTATATTCCCCCgtagcatgttccccttcccatctttaactgctagttttcGTTATATTTATTGCcatatatgctttaactgcacaagtttatttggtagtcttgtcctagcctagtcactactttgtcgaggttaggctcgacacttaccagcacattggGTCGGttttgctgatactacactctacactgtgtgcagatctcggtactAGAACATAtggaccttagctaggggttgctgccttcagtccatcaggagacctgAGGTAGACTTGCTGGCGTCCaaaggccttggcgtccccttcctatctagtttttttctattcttttatattccaaagacagacatgtattttctcgttcagactttatttgtagtctttcttagatagtccgtgagattgtgacaccaattctgggtggTTTATGTTATGGATTTGTATCGGTATTAGCTTAAATTTTTACATTTCATTCTTCCGTTTTAATATTTCCGCTGTTTATAAAATGTTAATTTAGAACTGTTAAGGGATTTAAAATGAAAAGGGTTAAATAATTGGAATAATTGGCTTgcgtagctttcactagtaggcgctatcatgacacccgagggtggaaaattcaggtcgtgataagttggtatcagagctctaggttgcttaggtctcacaattcacggacaagcttggtagagtttgagggatcggtacagatacgtctgtgcttatcccccagaggatgcagagttaggaacagtttcactttTATTCATctttgtcgtgcggtttggtttctcaatgctaattgaatttttattctgttctttcgtagatggaaataacacgtgcttcctcatccactgatcagcagcccgagcccccagcaacaacttttacgaggggcagagggcgagggtgaggccgaggccgtgctagaggctgaggaaggggtagagctcagcccagagcagcagcaccagcggtagagcctcaggttgagtttgattatgaggttccggcctagacagttccggtgggcctagctcaggtcctagaggggttcattgctaccctagtaTTTCAGGATGGtctagtccgtctagtgggccctatggagagtgtcacccgggcaggcttactTGCTGTAGCACTAGCTATCTCTCAgactgggggaggagcacagactcccactacCTGCACTCCGGaacagatggctccccagtttcagactacaacagctcagctagttggagcagttcaaccgggtatggtagcttagaccggtgatggagcatctatgtctgccgatgctttgtggaggttggacaggttcaccaagatgttcactactacttatggtggtacatcttcagaggatccccaggattacttagacaactatcatgaggttcttcggaacatggggatagtagagacgaatggggtcgactttgctgccttTCATCTGTCAGGTTCCactaagacttggtggagggattattattTGGCTAGGTCAGATGGGTCGCCTTCCTTGACTtaggatcagttctctcagctatttttggagaagtttcttcctatcacttagagggaggactatcggaggcagtttgagcgtttccagcagggttccatgaccgTCACTTAGTATGAGAACAGATTCATTgctttggcccatcatgctcttatcatacttcccaccgagagagagagagagagagagacagagagagagaggaggttaATTGAGGGACTCGCTTAGCAGATTCGATTGCAGCTGTCTAAGGAGATTGAgtgcgagatttcttttcaggatgcggccaatgtggcctggaaagttgagatggttctatcacagggtattggtcaagggtctgacaagaggcctcgtcattcaggcaggttcagtggtgcctcatttggaggcagggattcttttagtaggggccatcctccgaagccgtttcattcagcacttcagacttctcatgatgctttaggtggtcgtggttctcatatgcagtattctgatcagcagccctaccgcgcaccatcagctcctatcaGAGTACCTCCTATTCAGAGTTATTCTCATGGTCATCCGgctcgccagggtcagtctcagttccCTCAGCCGtaacactcaggtggatgctttgagtgcggtgagtatggtcatatccggagggcttgtctgAGATTAGTAGGTGTTCAGTCGCAGCAatagggttcccgtgctatggttcaggcaccagatgttccaccgcccgctaaaccagctaggggtgggggtagagatgctagaggtggaAGTCAGGCtgctaaaggtggaggccagccaatagGAGGGCATCTGAGGGACGTAGCTTACAGTGGTAGGGTCTAGACCCGATGTTATgcacttccagccaggcccgaggttgaggcctccgatgcagttatcagaggtactgttctggtctgtagtagagatgcttcagttctatttgacccagggtctacatactcctatgtgtcatcttattttgccccgtatctggtcatgcctagtgattccttgagtgctcctatttatgtatctacaccgatgggtgattctattgtggtagatcgcatccatcgttcatgtatagttgtgattgggggtcttgagactcgagtagatttgttacttttggatatgattgattttgatgtcatattggggatggactggttatcaccttaccacactatcctggactgtcatgctaatgTGACCTTCGACTtgtcgggtttacctcgtttagagtgaagagggactcctagttgtcacacctcctttttacctacatccCCGGGAAAgggtaagggagtttttccaatttaagtgacaatcaaaacgtgATTATTTattagattcagagtcgccacttgggatgatttatggtgtcacaagtcaccggttcaaatcccgaatcgaggaaagattgactctgttttacagtccgcgaaccagaaatccaggtaaggaattttgttaacctgggagaaggtgttaggcattcccgaattccgtggttctagcacggtcgcttaactattataaTCGGCTCAATTAACTGATTTAAAACacttatgaacctatgtgcatttttacctttaaccgttttaattcatttttaggaagatttcaacatTATACAAAACACTTCTTTGGATCACGCCACTTGAAATACACCCGCGATCTGagatattttatttaacattgttgagatttggatttgggtc encodes the following:
- the LOC138870587 gene encoding secreted RxLR effector protein 161-like, giving the protein MDTSIERGETLNLEMCPKIENEQEDMSRFPYLSVVGSLMYAMICTRPDIFYVVGLVSRYQYNFGRDYWKVVKRIFRYLKGTADYSLCYSGNDLYLRGYTNADWAADRNDRKSTSSYAFLLNGGVISRKSKKQTCTTLSTMEVEFVTCAYAVQEVVWLKRFFEHLDITKNS